One Brassica napus cultivar Da-Ae chromosome C2, Da-Ae, whole genome shotgun sequence DNA window includes the following coding sequences:
- the LOC106382826 gene encoding pentatricopeptide repeat-containing protein At5g64320, mitochondrial, translating into MLARSNLALHLRRRRSHSLPTPSRYLSSGAGDQKDASFSDSPNEWENLLKPYDLSSLSNSHPKITPSQLSTLLALPLDVPTSLALFSRTGSQPGYRHTFLSYQTLIRKLGSQSEFEAIDTLLLQMKREGICFKESIFISVMRDYARSNLPGQTTRLLLEMRSVFSCEPTFRSYNVVLEILVSAGCYRVAANVFDDMLSRRVPPTLFTFGVVMKALCSVNGIDSALSLLRDMTKHGCVPNSVIYQTLIHSLSKCSRVNEALQLLEEMLLMGCVPDAETFNDVIFGLCKFDRINEAAKMVNRMLMRGFAPDDITYGYLMNGLCKIGRVDAAKDLFSRVPKPNIVIFNTLFHGFVTQGRLDDAKSLLSDSHFLVPDVCTFNSLIYGYLKKGLVGLALEVFRDMRVRGCKPNVFSYTIFFDGFCKLGRIDEAFDVLKDMSADGLKLNTAGYNCLISALCKEHRVSEAIDVFKEMPSKGCKPDAYTFNTVIAGLCEVDEIDHALWLHRDMISEGVVANTVTYNTLIKAFLRRGEIKEARKLVNEMVFQGSPLDEITYNGLIEGLCRAGEVDKARSLFEKMLRDGVVPSNISCNILINGLCRNGKVEEAVEFQREMVHRGTMPDIVTFNSLINGLCRAGRIGDGVAMFEKLRDEGISPDAVTYNTLMSWLCKGGFVDDACFLLEEGVEEGFVPNFRSWSILLRSLVPQETLDRQRFYEVVL; encoded by the coding sequence ATGCTCGCGAGATCAAACCTTGCTCTACACCTGAGGAGAAGAAGATCACACTCTCTCCCTACACCCTCCCGCTACCTCAGCAGCGGCGCCGGCGATCAAAAAGATGCCTCCTTCTCCGATTCACCCAACGAATGGGAGAATCTTCTCAAACCCTACGACCTCTCCTCACTCTCAAACTCCCACCCCAAGATCACACCTTCGCAGCTCTCCACCCTCCTCGCCCTCCCCCTCGACGTCCCCACATCCCTCGCTCTCTTCTCCCGAACCGGCTCCCAACCGGGATACCGCCACACCTTCCTCTCCTACCAAACCCTAATCCGCAAGCTCGGATCCCAATCCGAGTTCGAAGCCATCGACACACTCCTCCTCCAGATGAAACGAGAAGGAATCTGCTTCAAAGAATCGATCTTTATCTCGGTCATGAGAGACTACGCCAGATCCAATCTCCCCGGACAGACCACGAGGCTGCTCCTGGAGATGCGGAGCGTCTTCTCCTGCGAACCCACTTTCAGATCCTACAACGTCGTTTTGGAGATTCTTGTCTCCGCAGGCTGTTACAGAGTCGCAGCCAACGTGTTCGACGATATGCTCAGCAGAAGAGTCCCCCCGACGCTCTTCACTTTCGGTGTTGTGATGAAAGCTTTATGTTCAGTTAACGGGATTGATTCTGCTTTGTCTCTCCTTAGAGACATGACGAAACATGGGTGTGTCCCTAACTCGGTGATTTACCAGACGCTTATACACTCGTTGTCCAAGTGTAGTAGAGTGAACGAAGcgcttcagcttcttgaagaGATGCTTTTAATGGGCTGTGTGCCTGACGCTGAGACGTTTAATGATGTTATCTTTGGGCTTTGTAAGTTTGATCGGATCAACGAAGCTGCGAAGATGGTGAATAGGATGTTGATGAGAGGGTTTGCTCCTGATGATATAACCTATGGTTATTTGATGAATGGGTTGTGTAAGATAGGGAGAGTTGATGCTGCTAAAGATCTGTTTAGTAGAGTTCCGAAACCGAATATTGTGATCTTCAACACTCTTTTCCACGGGTTTGTAACTCAGGGGAGGCTTGATGATGCTAAATCTCTTTTGTCTGATTCTCATTTTCTTGTTCCTGATGTATGCACGTTTAACTCGTTGATCTATGGATACTTGAAGAAAGGTCTTGTAGGCTTAGCGTTAGAGGTTTTTCGCGATATGAGGGTTAGAGGATGTAAGCCTAACGTCTTCTCTTATACCATCTTCTTTGATGGTTTCTGCAAGTTAGGACGGATAGATGAAGCCTTCGATGTTCTGAAAGACATGTCCGCTGACGGGTTGAAACTCAACACTGCTGGTTACAACTGTTTgatatctgctttgtgtaaagAGCATCGAGTCTCCGAAGCCATCGATGTTTTCAAAGAGATGCCGAGTAAAGGGTGTAAGCCTGACGCGTATACGTTCAATACGGTGATAGCTGGACTCTGCGAGGTCGATGAGATCGACCACGCCTTGTGGCTGCATAGAGACATGATATCAGAAGGTGTTGTTGCCAACACTGTTACTTACAATACATTGATCAAGGCGTTTCTCAGAAGAGGCGAGATCAAAGAAGCTCGTAAGCTGGTGAATGAGATGGTTTTCCAGGGCTCTCCGCTCGACGAGATAACGTATAATGGTCTTATAGAAGGCCTGTGCAGGGCCGGGGAGGTTGATAAGGCGAGGAGCTTGTTCGAGAAGATGTTGAGAGACGGGGTTGTACCGAGCAACATCTCATGTAACATACTTATAAACGGGCTGTGCAGGAACGGGAAGGTGGAGGAAGCGGTTGAGTTTCAGAGAGAGATGGTTCACAGGGGGACCATGCCGGACATTGTGACGTTTAACAGTTTGATAAACGGTCTGTGCAGGGCTGGGAGGATTGGAGATGGTGTGGCGATGTTTGAGAAGCTTCGGGATGAAGGTATATCGCCTGATGCGGTGACGTATAACACTTTAATGAGTTGGTTGTGCAAAGGAGGGTTTGTGGATGATGCTTGTTTTCTTCTGGAGGAAGGTGTTGAAGAAGGTTTTGTTCCGAATTTTAGAAGTTGgtccattttgttgaggagtCTTGTTCCCCAAGAAACGTTAGATAGACAGAGATTTTATGAAGTAGTTCTCTGA
- the LOC106382829 gene encoding transcription factor SAC51, giving the protein MPLDTRQWDVLPKACFEDMAARFPPDAAELQAHCLQPPPFKWSLDKESCGKGFSLSDMRSWCAAAATTTTPHGGAQKGLMILDQSGNQTRLLQCPFPLTAEPVKLSEEFDENYGKESEMHEDTEEINALLYSDDEDCESDNEVMSTGHSPYQQVCNKRVSEEIDGPCKRQKLLDISQEDTGSGLSDEQSRKDKIQTALKILESIVPGAKGNQALLLLDEAIDYLKLLKQDLNHC; this is encoded by the coding sequence ATGCCTCTTGATACCAGGCAATGGGATGTGCTTCCTAAAGCTTGCTTTGAGGATATGGCAGCTCGGTTCCCCCCTGATGCGGCTGAGCTTCAGGCCCACTGTTTGCAGCCACCACCATTCAAGTGGAGTCTTGATAAGGAGTCTTGTGGGAAAGGATTCTCGCTCTCTGACATGAGGTCTTGGTGCGCTGCTGCTGCTACTACTACTACTCCACATGGAGGAGCACAGAAAGGACTCATGATATTAGATCAGTCAGGAAATCAAACTCGTCTATTACAATGTCCCTTTCCCCTAACTGCAGAACCAGTTAAACTCTCTGAGGAGTTTGATGAGAACTATGGAAAAGAGTCTGAAATGCATGAAGACACTGAGGAGATCAATGCACTGCTCTATTCAGATGATGAAGATTGCGAGAGTGATAATGAAGTTATGAGCACTGGTCACTCTCCTTATCAACAAGTTTGCAACAAAAGGGTATCAGAAGAGATAGATGGTCCTTGTAAAAGGCAGAAGCTACTAGACATCAGTCAAGAAGACACTGGTTCTGGTCTGAGCGACGAGCAGTCAAGAAAAGACAAGATCCAGACAGCTCTGAAGATACTCGAGAGCATAGTTCCCGGTGCAAAAGGGAACCAAGCTCTCTTACTTCTAGACGAAGCCATTGATTACCTAAAGCTACTGAAACAAGACTTAAACCATTGCTAG
- the LOC125575479 gene encoding peptidyl-prolyl cis-trans isomerase FKBP12-like produces the protein MLLIKWICVLSFLVNYCDVVKPKCVFGLWYMNSTKDAGRKPFSFQIGKGAVIKGWDEGVMGMQIGEVARLRCSPDYAYGAGGFPAWGIQPNSVLDFEIEVLSVQ, from the exons ATGTTGCTAATAAAATGGATATGTGTTTTGTCTTTTCTTGTTAACTATTGTGATGTCGTAAAGCCTAAATGTGTTTTTGGACTTTGGTATATGAATAGTACAAAGGACGCTGGGCGAAAACCTTTCTCCTTCCAAATCGGTAAAGGTGCTGTCATCAAAG GATGGGATGAAGGCGTTATGGGAATGCAAATTGGTGAGGTTGCTCGCTTGCGG TGCTCACCGGATTACGCATATGGTGCTGGTGGCTTTCCGGCCTGGGGAATCCAGCCTAACTCGGTTCTCGACTTTGAAATTGAAGTACTCAGCGTGCAGTGA